The Phalacrocorax aristotelis chromosome 2, bGulAri2.1, whole genome shotgun sequence region AGCCTTGTGTGACCTGACAATCTCCTTCACTGCTAAACTCTCAAAACAGAGGGGGTGATACAATGGCAGCTGAGCTTCAATGCCAATGAATATAAGGTAAAACATCTctggaaaaataatctaaaacatGCCTATGTGATGCTGAATGTGGTACTGACAGGTACATTTAGGCAAGAGGTCTCAAGAGCCATTGCTGACAGCTCTCCAGGATCACTGGCTtggcctgcagcagcagccaaactAAAGCCAAGAAACACTAAGTATCACGAGCAAGGATATTGAGAGCAAGACCAAGGGTGTCCCTTCACCGCTGTGTAAAGCCCCGGTGTGCCCTTGTTTCCAGTGGTGTGTGCACTCCTGGTCTCCACACCACAGGAAGGAGGTAAGTCATGTTGCGTATGGCACACAGCAAACCTGATCCAAGTGATGGGGCAGCTGCCCTGCGAGGAGGCACCAGAAAGGCTCAGGCTTCTTGTTTTCAAGAAGAGGGTGTTATGGCTGAGGTTTACAAATTTTGAATGCAGCTGAGAGAGTGCACACAGAACTGCAATTCACCAAATCCTGCAATACTGGAACTAAGGGGGAAATCTCTGAAACTAGCAGGGCATCAgctgaaaacagattaaaaatagtTCCTTACACAGCAGGCAGTGAACCTTTGGAGCCTGACACCAGATGAGGTTGGAGGCAGACAGCATCAGCAGGTTCAGAAAGCAACTGGAGAGACTTGCAGACAGTAAGTCCGTGAACAGGTAGTAAAGGGATCCAAGCAGGGATGTGCTGTCTAACACACAGGCCTAATGCAGCAGTTGTGGATGCTGATTGAACACTGAGATGAACAGACCGCAGGAAGCGGCCAGGCCCACATGCCTACCCTAAACAGCACATCCTACCGCTACCACTGGAGACACGAGTACTTGGCTGCATGTACCACGGTTCTAACACAGCAGGGCACTTCTCACATCCTTATACCTcacttttctgcagtgtttaGTCCTACCAAACACAACCCGGGCTTGCTATTCTGAGCCGCCGGGAAAAACTGCATGTGCCACTGTGCAATCCAGCATCCTACTTCCTTAGATTGGGGGATAAGCACATTTTTCCTCAGGTAGCAGCCGACAACTCCAGGTTTGTGCAAATTGTGTTAGATTTGGTAGAAAGGACAACATTTGGTAGAAAGGACAACAACACAATTTTGACAGGGGAAGGGCTTTCTAGCCTGACCCAAGAAAAAAGTATGTCTATCTAACCTCTAACATGTAATAAAaaacttctttgtttttttcccttttccctctctaCTGCTTGGTGACCAACTACAACATCCTGACTGCAAGCTCCTCAACAGCAGGCTCTCTCCTGAGATGTCTATCGCCCGTGTGAATGTGACATAACTTCCATGAAAACCACAGGGCATccttccattgacttcagtagaACCAAGCCCCATATGCTGAATAAGCAATCAGTTACTTCCCCACAGGAGAAAGCTTTTCATGCCTGTAACTCATTTAAATGACTAGAACGAGGGAAGGGACTGAGCGCAGGAAGAGTTGAAAGAAAAGCCGGGATCATGCAGTGCAATGAGGAAAGCTGTCCTGAAAGACATCTTCATGGTGAAGAGATTGTGAGGATAGTTACTTGCAAAAGGAGATCAGCTCTTGTCATACCTTCCACCTCACACCCAAAACCCTGAACACATACAActtcccccagccagcagcctctTTGATACAACATTGTGGCTATGTTTCTCACTTTCATCTGCCACAAGCTGGACCTGTTCTAATTAACATCTCAACCCATATGAGGGATTCCCCGCATCTCAGGCgctgtttcttcctcttaattttcttctagtgTCAACACAACTTTTTAGAAGCATCAAGGCACTGATTTTTGTAGACTTTCAAGCCACTCTTTCTTTTTACATGCCTGCTAAGTCAACCATAAATTTATGGCTACTAATACCACcactttctgtgcttttatttgGCTTCATTCACAAtgcaaatacaaaacagaaCTTCAAAGTTGagcagaaatccttttgcttcATGATAGCCCAATTCctttccacatttcttttcaaGCATGCAGTGACAGGATTAGCTGGGGATTAATTACTTGAAACTCAACCTGCATCTCAGGTCAcaattttctcatattttcagccttttaaaCTTTTGTATCAACCAAATATTTGCCATACAGACCAATACTTACAACAGATAAGATGTTCTTCTTTCCACACAAATGTCCTAGTTGGAGgtcccaaaacccaaacaaaaatcctACTTACTGTGCCAATGCCAATCCTCCCACCCCAAGTTTCAGTTCTATTCCCAAATGGAAACCAGactgctttccaaaaatgtCACCTTTAAAGGCACAAAAAAGATCATTCAAAAAAAGCAGTATTCTCTGCTTCCTGTACTGTCCCTTAAAGGCAACTGCTCTTCTGATAAAATATACTTACTGGAGGGTAACCTAAGCAGTTGGTTTATATGCAATGTGATTTcgttttttaaattaacttttttccatAAGAATGGTCATGGCCTGGATTAAAATACATCTGTGCTTATGTATTGACTCAGAACTGACTGTAAAATTTGGTTAACAGCACATCAGGACTAGTCTAGGCTGGACACTTCGTGGAAGCCAGTCATTTGAAGGGAGTCTTTTTCAATATAAAGGGTCATCTAAATTATCACAGCATGTAAGAAGATCATTCCTTAATTAAGATATCTCCTGCCACTGTCGTCCTAGTGGAAACACATTATGGCCATGGTAAGGACAAATGTTGCAAAGTACAGATCTCTACAATTTCACTTTGACTTAAGTcataaaagcaaagcataaaaTGCCTCCAGTCCTTTTTTTGTGAGACCTGTGTCCTCCAATCAACAGGAAACATTCAGGTTCATGGGCTAGGTGTAACTGTactctatttatttattactttattttgtttatatatCTTTTCTTGTTCAGTTCATTCCTGTTGTAACAgcgaaacaaaacaaaaccaaaactaaaaaaaaaaacctcctgtgCCATTAAATATCACTTTCtacaaaaaataatcttggGCCAAATACGATCTGGCAGTATCATTCTGAATATATCCTCAAGTGATTCTCTGCAAACAGATTTAGGTTATCTACAACAAACTAATGGCCAAAAAAAgaccattattttaattttatattgaaCCTAGTCTGATGCACATGCcataaaagaagtaaaattaacTGCACCACCTGCAGGGCACATCTTACTTGCTGCTCTGAGAATGAAAAAAGCcaagagcaggagagaaaagcaaaaaagaaaggcaagcTTAGTTGAACATAGAATAGTAAATTAAACAACAAAGACatcaagagaaagaaagcattaaaagcaAGTGTTCAAGCATGTTCAAACAAAGCACAGGTACTGTGTTAAACACTGAATAAAACCAAGCTATGCCAAATTCCCAGTGCCCCACTTACGAGctctgcattaaaataaaaactggtgAGGAAGGTGTGTGCTTCTTCAgggaaatgcttttgaaataaaaaacacacaGTGGTGTTGAGGCAAGAATAAGCGGGGCAAAAGCTTTCACGAGAGAGACGTTTGGTTGTGTGAGGGATGTGGGTTACTGGTAGCATGTGTGTTTCAGCACTTGCACAAAAGGTAAATATGATCTAACACCACATGGAAGGAGTCCTCCATGTCAAAATTTTATTGAACATGAAAGACACACTTGTGGCCCCTTCTGTCCCCAGGTGAGGGAGCAGCCATCAAGCCCAGACAATGAAGTGCTCCTTTTCTCTTCACAACAAGATTAGtgaatttgattttttcttaACTCCCTTTATAAAACAGAGCTATCTAACAAGTCACTGCCTGTGCAATAGGTGGGGACAGAAACAGCGCATTGCATGACACTGTAGATGTCTCCGTCAGAAAACCAACTCGCCCACCCAGAACACGAACCCAACAAACTGCTGTATCTATCCCACAGCTGCTAAACTCCTCCCATGCCACCAGCACCTGACGCTCACTGCAAAACAACAGGGATCGCTCCACCTGAATGAATCCTAGCACTTGCTTTGGCACCATCTCCCTAGATCTCCTCTACCTTCCTAGCTtacctttccctctcccctccagtAAGCCTTATCTACACTACTGCCACAGGATTACTGCTGTGAAGTCCCAGTTTAGAAAGAGAGTGCTAGTATCACCTAAAAGGAGATGCCCCAAGGCCAGCCAAAGCTTCCTGTGGGGTGGTCCTCCAGCAACAAGTCTCGCTCAACACCGCTCTTATGATCATTAGAAAACAGCTCTGTATTATTGATGCTGGAGGGCACTAACTGGAATATGATTATTGCCACTGCCATACTACTGCCAAAAATCTTGTATCTGCACTGACGATCCAGCCCTGCTACAGCTGCAGCTACTTGCCTTCTTTCTGGGGACTGCAGCACAGGCTTTCTGAAAGGATGGTGTCTCCTTCCAAGCCCAGTGGTGGTCGGAGAGACAAGTTTTACCAATACAACTCATGGCCGAATGCATTTTCCTGTCTTCGTTAAGGGTTTACACCAGTGCTGCTACCCTGGAAGTCTGCCATCAATAAGCAGGTCAAACCCCTTAGTCTGGGAAAAGCCTCTCTATTGTTTTCTGTCTCATGAACAGTTCTTCAGtaactatatattttttttggaGAGCAGGGTGTTAGAAAACAATTGATATGAATAAAGAGCTATCCTTCACCATTCAAAGTAAACTGTACACTTAATAAGATGAAATAATTTGGTCTCTGTGGGCCAGAAAACAATAGCCTTACAGTTGCAGGGATACCTTGCAAGTTATGTCCTCGCGTCACCCAAAGCAAACTGTAATAAGGACTGCTCCACAGCTCAGGTTCTCGTTAAACCTCTTAGCTAACCTCTTTTACCTCTTCAGGTTTCCCTCTTCAGCACAGACATGAATCAGTTGCTTCAGGAAACATCAGTTCCTTCCAAAAAATTCAGTTATCTTTTATGAGGCTGTACTCAAGTCCCCTACGTTTCTTACACATATCCCTAACTTTTATTCTTTACACCAGGAGTTGAGATTGCATAACAAAGCAAATAATACCAACAATTGTGACTGACTTAAAGGGGAGCAACAGCAATCAGAACTTTGTCCTATCTCTCTCTGAGTAGGATGAGAATCTACTAATTAGTTTATTACTGTGTGGGTGGAAAAAGGAGTGAACTTCAAACTGGCACTGCATTCAACGCAGTATTTCCTTTATAGCGAAGTATGAAAAATAACCCCAGACCTAGAATAAATCTCCCTCCCcaatttctccttttgtttatgCCAGGTTTGAGGTTACTTACACAGTGGCACAATATTAAAGATTCCATACGCATCTCCACGCCTTAGGGCATAAGCCCACCTTTAGTTGTCTAGCACTGAGAAGAAACATTTCCTAGAGGCAAGCTACTACGTAATGATCAGGATGATGTTTCTCGCACCCTCCTTCTTTGATCTGTCAAATAAAAGCCACcgcaataaaaaaaagatgctaaAACGCTATCTTATTTTCCTGCCACAATTCTATACTTATTTGCTCTCATTTTTATGGATCTTTTTGTCATTACTGATGCAGACAGCCACTGGAAGCAGCCTTACACGGCACAATGAAACATTCAACACACACATTCACCTTCAAGATAAGACAATAATAACAGAACACCTGAAACCAGTCTTTTCCCACGTACGCTAAGTTATGCCACTGAAGTCAAATGGGTTTTAGCAGTTCAGTTTGCCCCCTTGATACTCAAAGGCACAGAGATTATTCCATTATTGAAAAATTTACCACCACCACTATACAACAGCAACAGCTAGGGATTtgcaaaataatgaagaatTCCATTCAGACACCAGAGAGAGGACAAGAAAGGAGGATTCCTCCATGGGGAGGCCCTTCCATGAGGAACATCCTCAGGGGCTACAATTCACCGCGAGCACAAGGCGCTCTTACCTGTGTGAGTGAGCATGTGCCGCTGCAGGGAATTTGCCCATGGAAAGACTTGAGGACAGTAAGGACAGGGGATATTTTGCAGGCAGTATGAATAAGCGTTCCTCTTCCCTCTCGGCAGCTTACCTTCGGCAGTTTCCTTCTCATCCTCACTTGTTCCATTTCTGCCGCTTTCTTCCTTGAAATTGTCAGTGGACTGCAGAAACGGGCTAAATTTATTAGTGTCTGTGGTAGCCAGCATCTTCTCTATGCTAGCAAACTCCCCACTTGACTCCAGATCCACACCACTGCTAAGTTTAGGCTTATTTTTCGTTCCTTTCTTTCTACCTCTTTTCTTAGTCAACCCAGCATCGGCAACAGGAGACTGCTCTGCATCACATGCCTGAGTCAGGCCACTGGGCAGGCTGGAGTCTCTCTGAACGGCAGTCATGATTGTCACTTTTGCTTTGGCGTTCCCTGATTTGTCACACCCAGTGGAGTTGCTCACTGCCTTGAGACTGGTGTCTGCAGCCTCCGTTTTCAGCAAAGCAGGAGCCGAAGACACAGATGAAATGATCTGTGCAATGGAAGCCAATGGTGGTAGCTCTTTAGTTACTGGAGGCTTTGGCAAGAGAGGTGGCGGTGGTGGTTTTGGCCTCAAGGGTCTCAGCAAGGCAGAATTGCCAAGGAGAGCCGGGGAAATGATCGGGACAGTCAAATGCAATGAACCTTTCAGTGGCTGGGGATGTCTGACAGCCCTGTCCTTCTCTGAGTTCCCATTGGCACCAAAACCCAAAGGACACTGCAGACAGTTATAGGCTTTATCACTGTTCCCAGAAGCAGACAACTCTTGACTCCTGGCTTCACATGGGACATCATCTTTATCCTTCTTCAGGGCTTTGGGGATGGACAGGTCGATAGGCTCCATCGAACAGTCGTAGAGGGACAGGGGAGAAGAGCCAAACAGGTTCTCCTGCTTCACTTGCACAGCACTCAGGTTTTTGTTCTTCTGAGAGAAATCCAAAGGCTCGTCAAAATCCATTGGGAAGTTGCCCGCAGGTTCAAGTTTGATGGGAACGTGAGATGACGTCCCAAGCAAGAAGCCATTTTGTGGCTCCAGGAAAGGCGTCATGGGCTTGCGGTCCATGTAAGTGCTGTCCTCCAATAAAGGAGGGTCTGTCTGGCTTTCCTGGGCACTGCAGTCCACTGCTAAGATGTAATTCTCTATCTCTCTTTCTTGCACATGCAAGTgctgcttgaggatatggtgaATGCAATTTCTCTTGGCTGAAAAGGCTGTGCCACACTCCTTGCACTCAAACGGCTTCTTCTTCTGGCAGCCGCTGTGCGTCCTCATGTGAATGCGGAGGGCCCGGTAATGCTTTAGGTCCTCGCCACATAGCTTGCACACAGTGTCTGGGGAGCAGAAGGCATCCACCATCTCAGCGGCGTTGCTGGTGACATATTCAATGTTCTTCTCTATATCCTTCCTGGTCACTTTGAGGTGCTTCTTTCGCAGGTGCCTCTCGCAATTGGCTTTCACTGTAAACGGGTAGTGGCAGATTTTACAGATGTAAGGCCTCTCCCCGCTGTGTGTCCGCAGGTGCCGGATCAGCGCTGCCTTGTCAGCTGCGATATAGTCGCAGATGTTGCATTGGTATGGGGAAATACCCAAGTGAGAACGGATGTGAGCTCTCAGGACACCAGAGAAGGCAAACACCTGGTCACAAAAGCGGCAGGGGTACAGGACTTTCCTCATGGTTGGGGCTTTCTTGTTTGCTGCCCCTGCGATGATGGCTTTGAGGTCCCCTTCTGTCACCTCTTGCTTGATCTTGGCTTCCATGCTCAGAGGCAGGAGAGCTTCAATGATgctgtcctgctccagctgtgtCTTCATCTCGTGCTGAGTTAAAGGCTCTACTTTGGGTTGAAGGAGCAACTGCGAGGAAGGACTCGATTTGgctcctggctgggggaggTGAGAGTTGGAGGAGGACTCCACCGAGTTCTTGATCAGCCTCAgagggggaggtgggaggcTTGGGCTGATGCAGCCAGGGGAGGCTTGCTGGGCACTGATAAGAGGAGGAGGTGTAGAGGTTGTGACAACTGTTCGGGGCGTTACCAAAGGCTTTGGCTTCAATGGTGGCATATGCTTGAAAATGGACTGCACAGGGACAGAAGGTGCCTTAGAAAGTGGAGGAAGACTGATTTGAGGAGGAGCAGAAGAAGCCATCTTCAAGATCTGCTGAATGTCTGCCAGCTCAATGGCAGACTCATTGGAGATGGGTTTTACCACAATACTGCTGTCAGGCTGAATGATAAAACCCTTCTGGAAAGGCTGCAGTGAGAGGAGCTTTATGTTGTCTTTTGTAGGGGGAAGGACTGAAAATGACCCTCCTCCCATAGAGGCAGCTTCCAGAGGAGAGAGGCTGAGCAGACCGGGGCTGCCGGGTTCCTGAGGTAGGTTACTCTTCAGTGCTCTGAGCCGCATTTCTTGGACCTCATCTTGTGTAATGTCCTCCTGCTTGACAGGCTTGATGTCTTTGGTGTACTGTAGGCCCAAGGATGCCATGAAGGCTTTCTGGTCTGGGTTCTCGCCGGGTGGGGTCGTGGACTGTGGCTTGTGCTTGTCTTTTCCCTGATCCACCACGTGGGTGTCTGTGTGCAGTTTGAGCGCTGAAAGCATGGGGAATGCCTTGTTACATGTCTCGCAAATAAATCGATGGAAGTCACTGATGCACCTTCGCAAATTCGTTTCACACCAGACCTGCAAGACAtgcaaaaatattcagagtAAACATCTCAAACTGGAAAGGCATCACAggctgctgcaaaacaaaagcagttcaCTCTCTCTTCCACTGCCCAAGCTCAGTTTAAAGGAGCCACCACCAACCTGGCATGGAATATTCCTGCTCCACAGCCTTTAGTCACCTAAGTGGTGTATCTAAATTAGGGGCTGATTCTCCAAAAGTTCCCTTCTATAAAGGCACACTCATTCAGAGGGCTACTCAGACTCTCAAATACTTTTCCATGCTGCACTTCCCCTCCAGAAACCTCTCTCGTTTCACTGACAGGACAGGAGCTTTAGCAGGCTATACAGCAAACTTCAGGAAGCTGGGCAGTAAGACCACCTCCTTTAGCTTTCTTATTACAAAGAAACTaggagaggaattaaaaaaacagcattCAAGAAGGTAAAGCACCATAAACCAACGAAAATAATATCCCCCAAAAGCAAATCAATGAAACGTAGAGCCCATAGCAGAAAGGCTTTTGGTTAGTGAAGTCTAATTATATTTATCCTCCCAAGAAAAATACTAAGCTTACAAATAGAGTTTATACCTGCCACTGGAAAGGATCATCAATCCTAATGCTATATTTAAATGCTACCCAGATAGCTCACATGTTGCAAAGGTTCCACATCAAAGAAGAGCACATGTGATAAAATAAGCAGAGGGCTGGCAAGGTCTTTATATACTCTACAGTTCACGTACTCTTTATTCAGATACTTCATAGGTCTTGCCTCAAAGTGCAAgcaaaattattagaaaaggAAAGCCCCAACATTTAAATCCCTTAATAACTTTAACTGTCTGCCATTAACTACAAAAGAAACCAACCCAAGTTGTTGAAAAAGTTCTCTCCTCTCCTGATTTTGTAACTTTTATACCAAAACCCTACTAGAGTTACAGAATGACTGACATGCTCCCCTGGACCAGCAGCAAATTTAAGGTCTACCACCTTGCAGCCAGAAGAGCTGGAAATCAATGCTTTAATCCAAGGAGAATATGAAAAGGGCAGATACTGAATAAGCACGGTCCTGCTGGATTGCgctgttgatttattttttttaaacaggtaaGCAGCTTCATCTAGGCCCAAACTAACTAAGGTTGCCAAGGTTTGATGGAGGAAGGAATAAACCTTCCAATAAAAAGCTTTATGGTTCTCAGAAGAATATTTACAGACTtcctccctgctcttccccagaACTGTCCCTCAAAGGTGCAAAGTCTTCAGACCTCACATAAGGAACATAGTAGAAAGGTACCCTCAGACTGTTTTGTGAAGAAGTCACTGAAGATGTCACTATTTAGTAAATAAGGTGTCTTCCCGAAGTTTTTTATGCTAAAATCTTTCACACCACAACTACATCCTTGTTacagtgaattaaaataaatgacgTCTTCCTTACTGTGTGTCCTCCCTACTGATTTTAGATGTGGAATGGTTTGGGAAGGAGAGAACTAatgggcaggctggaaggggcaaCAATCTAACACCACCAAAGTCGtcctttaaagtattttgattGATCTTTACACCAATAGTTATCCACTGGAatgatggaaaaaacccaaactccaaTATTCtttagaagaataaagaaaaaggaaaggcagaaagtGTTTGAAGCCTACACAGACAGTGGTAATACGCTTTCCACAAAAAATTCTACACCCAGTCTCTGCCTCATCAAGGGTATGCACTGTATCAACAATGAAGAACAGACCATACCTGAGAAATGCGGGGGAACTTCCTACAGGAGAAGTCTGTGAATCCCAAGTCATGGAAGCCTGCTGGAATCGAAGGGTTGTTCTGAATGAAAGGCTTTCCCATGGGATCTCTGGGAAGCTGCTTGTGGATAACTGCATTATGGCGCAGTAAGCCCCGATGAGTACGAAAGGTAATGCAACAGATGTCACACCTGGAAGGGAAAGGAATAAACCATAAATTACTTAGGGACTGCTGCAGGCTTAAGAACTAGCATTCTTCTCGCATTAGGCCAGCCTCCTTCCTCTTGCCCCATGATACTAAGAAGCTGCTAAACACAAAACGAAGCCACAGCGCATCAAAATCCAATCACCATAGAAAGGCCATTTCAATCACAGTCACTTTCTACCAGTTTCTGGCTATTAAGCTCACTGGAA contains the following coding sequences:
- the RREB1 gene encoding ras-responsive element-binding protein 1 isoform X1, giving the protein MMSAVMNVGKIAENGGNSQNIKSPSKSPAPNRIGRRNQETKDEKSSYTCPLCEKICTTQHQLTMHIRQHNTDTGGTDHSCSICGKSLSSASSLDRHMLVHSGERPYKCSVCGQSFTTNGNMHRHMKIHEKDPNSAASTTPPSPLKRRRLSSKRKFSHDAEMDREERTPAKKVVEDGHSAEGDKKAEEEVYHCPVCFKDFFCKYGLESHMETHPDNSLRCDICCITFRTHRGLLRHNAVIHKQLPRDPMGKPFIQNNPSIPAGFHDLGFTDFSCRKFPRISQVWCETNLRRCISDFHRFICETCNKAFPMLSALKLHTDTHVVDQGKDKHKPQSTTPPGENPDQKAFMASLGLQYTKDIKPVKQEDITQDEVQEMRLRALKSNLPQEPGSPGLLSLSPLEAASMGGGSFSVLPPTKDNIKLLSLQPFQKGFIIQPDSSIVVKPISNESAIELADIQQILKMASSAPPQISLPPLSKAPSVPVQSIFKHMPPLKPKPLVTPRTVVTTSTPPPLISAQQASPGCISPSLPPPPLRLIKNSVESSSNSHLPQPGAKSSPSSQLLLQPKVEPLTQHEMKTQLEQDSIIEALLPLSMEAKIKQEVTEGDLKAIIAGAANKKAPTMRKVLYPCRFCDQVFAFSGVLRAHIRSHLGISPYQCNICDYIAADKAALIRHLRTHSGERPYICKICHYPFTVKANCERHLRKKHLKVTRKDIEKNIEYVTSNAAEMVDAFCSPDTVCKLCGEDLKHYRALRIHMRTHSGCQKKKPFECKECGTAFSAKRNCIHHILKQHLHVQEREIENYILAVDCSAQESQTDPPLLEDSTYMDRKPMTPFLEPQNGFLLGTSSHVPIKLEPAGNFPMDFDEPLDFSQKNKNLSAVQVKQENLFGSSPLSLYDCSMEPIDLSIPKALKKDKDDVPCEARSQELSASGNSDKAYNCLQCPLGFGANGNSEKDRAVRHPQPLKGSLHLTVPIISPALLGNSALLRPLRPKPPPPPLLPKPPVTKELPPLASIAQIISSVSSAPALLKTEAADTSLKAVSNSTGCDKSGNAKAKVTIMTAVQRDSSLPSGLTQACDAEQSPVADAGLTKKRGRKKGTKNKPKLSSGVDLESSGEFASIEKMLATTDTNKFSPFLQSTDNFKEESGRNGTSEDEKETAEGKLPRGKRNAYSYCLQNIPCPYCPQVFPWANSLQRHMLTHTDSQSDAETLATGNEVLDLTSCEKEQPEEITELPGSECGPKEEQKADSPPAEEDAEEKAERYEEGPEEDSVSNKSLDLNFASKLMDFKLAESDQSAGRSSQTERKHACDICGKTFKFAGTLSRHKKAHTREDRKDERSSEDESKSIQDDAGAPSMQDSGLEQEESPMDLKVVESPVDCEATGKENEESESISEGEGTERRSTEKSSDDKKPKTDGAKSTAKADKRKKVCTVCNKRFWSLQDLTRHMRSHTGERPYKCQTCERTFTLKHSLVRHQRIHQKVKNARNHGKESDKEETQSRCGEDSENESSHSGTNPISENECDSAGGVGSHTSLVGSRKESLAGTAKDSPCREERPSGRGAGTCLAEPTKSAQKQTAKDQEPRGSSEHERPSGFIQDLLEMHNKKSPMNHLLASADSAPQLLGVE
- the RREB1 gene encoding ras-responsive element-binding protein 1 isoform X3; translation: MSRRKQPSPSKVRLLEGAAEEEAEEPDATIHTTLSEETGNQEESHSQLGDKNEEKQLESLNSYKVSPSSPNSLDGADLSSIDAMMSAVMNVGKIAENGGNSQNIKSPSKSPAPNRIGRRNQETKDEKSSYTCPLCEKICTTQHQLTMHIRQHNTDTGGTDHSCSICGKSLSSASSLDRHMLVHSGERPYKCSVCGQSFTTNGNMHRHMKIHEKDPNSAASTTPPSPLKRRRLSSKRKFSHDAEMDREERTPAKKVVEDGHSAEGDKKAEEEVYHCPVCFKDFFCKYGLESHMETHPDNSLRCDICCITFRTHRGLLRHNAVIHKQLPRDPMGKPFIQNNPSIPAGFHDLGFTDFSCRKFPRISQVWCETNLRRCISDFHRFICETCNKAFPMLSALKLHTDTHVVDQGKDKHKPQSTTPPGENPDQKAFMASLGLQYTKDIKPVKQEDITQDEVQEMRLRALKSNLPQEPGSPGLLSLSPLEAASMGGGSFSVLPPTKDNIKLLSLQPFQKGFIIQPDSSIVVKPISNESAIELADIQQILKMASSAPPQISLPPLSKAPSVPVQSIFKHMPPLKPKPLVTPRTVVTTSTPPPLISAQQASPGCISPSLPPPPLRLIKNSVESSSNSHLPQPGAKSSPSSQLLLQPKVEPLTQHEMKTQLEQDSIIEALLPLSMEAKIKQEVTEGDLKAIIAGAANKKAPTMRKVLYPCRFCDQVFAFSGVLRAHIRSHLGISPYQCNICDYIAADKAALIRHLRTHSGERPYICKICHYPFTVKANCERHLRKKHLKVTRKDIEKNIEYVTSNAAEMVDAFCSPDTVCKLCGEDLKHYRALRIHMRTHSGCQKKKPFECKECGTAFSAKRNCIHHILKQHLHVQEREIENYILAVDCSAQESQTDPPLLEDSTYMDRKPMTPFLEPQNGFLLGTSSHVPIKLEPAGNFPMDFDEPLDFSQKNKNLSAVQVKQENLFGSSPLSLYDCSMEPIDLSIPKALKKDKDDVPCEARSQELSASGNSDKAYNCLQCPLGFGANGNSEKDRAVRHPQPLKGSLHLTVPIISPALLGNSALLRPLRPKPPPPPLLPKPPVTKELPPLASIAQIISSVSSAPALLKTEAADTSLKAVSNSTGCDKSGNAKAKVTIMTAVQRDSSLPSGLTQACDAEQSPVADAGLTKKRGRKKGTKNKPKLSSGVDLESSGEFASIEKMLATTDTNKFSPFLQSTDNFKEESGRNGTSEDEKETAEGKLPRGKRNAYSYCLQNIPCPYCPQVFPWANSLQRHMLTHTDSQSDAETLATGNEVLDLTSCEKEQPEEITELPGSECGPKEEQKADSPPAEEDAEEKAERYEEGPEEDSVSNKSLDLNFASKLMDFKLAESDQSAGRSSQTERKHACDICGKTFKFAGTLSRHKKAHTREDRKDERSSEDESKSIQDDAGAPSMQDSGLEQEESPMDLKVVESPVDCEATGKENEESESISEGEGTERRSTEKSSDDKKPKTDGAKSTAKADKRKKVCTVCNKRFWSLQDLTRHMRSHTGERPYKCQTCERTFTLKHSLVRHQRIHQKVKNARNHGKESDKEETQSRCGEDSENESSHSGTNPISENECDSAGGVGSHTSLVGSRKESLAGTAKDSPCREERPSGRGAGTCLAEPTKSAQKQTAKDQEPRGSSEHERPSGFIQDLLEMHNKKSPMNHLLASADSAPQLLGVE